The proteins below are encoded in one region of Toxoplasma gondii ME49 chromosome IV, whole genome shotgun sequence:
- a CDS encoding hypothetical protein (encoded by transcript TGME49_237880~Signal peptide predicted by SignalP 2.0 HMM (probability 0.675) with cleavage site probability 0.316 at residue 45~Predicted trans-membrane domain (TMHMM2.0):14-37), with product MLHHSVCFCSARGFIPAMRKFTIVAVVVFALLGCVSWQESAFVRGAPDQAQAAVSDKESESRVSAEAAAEKLLAMLEQDPVDMTSIMETAKKCCVRRKFEARVYAFVQETLKDLGLNVDPADATDVVLSKLNRSHWRYNGKPGDASQAIYKALEERTADTTYFQ from the coding sequence ATGTTGCACCACTCCGTTTGCTTCTGCTCGGCGCGGGGGTTCATCCCGGCGATGAGGAAATTCACGATCGTTGCCGTGGTCGTTTTCGCCCTCCTTGGCTGTGTCTCCTGGCAGGAAAGTGCCTTCGTGAGGGGAGCACCTGACCAGGCGCAAGCCGCAGTCTCTGACAAAGAATCCGAGTCCCGTGTGTCTGCAGAGGCAGCCGCGGAGAAGTTGTTGGCAATGTTGGAGCAGGACCCTGTTGACATGACCTCAATCATGGAAACCGCGAAGAAATGCTGTGTGAGGCGGAAGTTCGAGGCTCGTGTCTACGCCTTTGTCCAGGAGACGCTGAAGGATCTGGGTCTGAACGTGGACCCGGCCGATGCCACGGATGTGGTGCTATCGAAGCTCAACCGCAGTCACTGGAGGTACAACGGAAAGCCTGGTGATGCCTCTCAAGCTATTTACAAAGCGCTCGAGGAACGCACTGCGGACACGACATACTTCCAGTAA
- a CDS encoding OTU family cysteine protease (encoded by transcript TGME49_237894), producing MLPFIAPHPQWCRRFAYDFKTPAKSLSMVPQPELSFYDAVVVERHRVAPDGNCQFRSVSYALLGTEDAHAEIRQEVAHYLRGNFSRLSWLINPDTLEEDEGRMARLDKKYRVRIPYKTYKGYPLAEDELKLNWVIRLGDARYRIWGDECTLAVMAEMYNIRIVVEQQEGDGRRATKMGSHAVQVIIPYDVVPEACIPTIFLIYDLQRQHYDVVEKVKPR from the coding sequence ATGTTGCCCTTTATCGCCCCTCATCCGCAATGGTGCCGTCGCTTCGCCTATGACTTTAAAACGCCAGCGAAGAGTCTGTCCATGGTGCCGCAACCCGAGCTGTCATTCTACGACGCGGTGGTTGTGGAGCGGCACCGGGTTGCTCCTGACGGAAATTGTCAATTCCGTTCCGTCAGCTACGCGTTGCTAGGCACAGAGGATGCCCATGCGGAAATCCGGCAAGAGGTGGCGCACTATCTGAGGGGCAACTTTAGTCGGCTTAGCTGGCTGATAAACCCGGACACactggaggaagacgaggggaGAATGGCTCGACTCGACAAGAAATACAGAGTCAGAATTCCGTACAAAACCTACAAAGGTTATCCCTtggcagaagacgagctcAAACTTAATTGGGTTATCAGGCTTGGAGACGCACGATACAGGATCTGGGGTGACGAGTGCACTCTCGCTGTGATGGCGGAGATGTACAACATCCGGATCGTTGTTGAGCaacaagaaggcgacgggCGTCGGGCAACCAAAATGggttcgcatgcagtccagGTTATCATACCATACGATGTGGTTCCTGAGGCATGCATCCCGACGATTTTCCTGATCTACGACCTTCAGCGTCAACACTACGACGTGGTCGAAAAGGTCAAACCAAGGTGA
- the CDPK4 gene encoding calcium-dependent protein kinase CDPK4 (encoded by transcript TGME49_237890~Gene product name based on ToxoDB Community Expert Annotation.), which yields MGCTHSRGLAGASRPTNLPLSHLKTKSAKVSPFQLRPTAAPQTVSSSRELPLPNAEKDSGGSAREDSLLGSEERLSASPQNTSAVSAGFPRENAEPQASPLEPGGDTTPGRTTGDTGASRKGEDADVSQAEAVAEKRQEDNGEQALTAARVSHGARVALPSPCQALLTPSGAEAEAQSPSRADQGSPFSGASRWLRPAFPSPARRKKDKERKGRVTTRRRASKNGLAPVSQNQLFRYRFRRKKTRTRGGGCSEPDARAAPVADGASKSSSFSVGPTRGEASPPVASPHARCPRCGRDFPAPDSPFAHIGAQHGRELTQATPREPVAAERVAPPMSPAERASHAPAHAEGQGLGHRLLSPKRHRPYFDRVRPAGTRCAQDSALRPGGEAPFAFGGGTFAIRDAPGGRQPAKGKLARPPNHRSSVDPKTHEKQGHATPVVNGAPDASPRKGRHARSPGSEGARPCCACGWPGPQGPQAAAQSDSKGTHRATEPRGRPRADHRSRRGPEEDVSSSDLSVPPEFVMADPLSFFNSLTHTPLFTSRIKTKVKLEQVYDVSNHVLGTGISGAVRIGHHRQSRRQVAIKTLCLSAMAPKRTLMLYNEVAIYLQVDHPNICKLLEVFVDDGEERKPAAESPRLAGNRERAESAEARGDSRSLVGSSPVHAVGKTGDVRTPVSSEGTPLRAEDLKSEEQDDREERKERRGSCMSRTSISSDEKGHKRIHLVMELCTGKELYDRLARKKRYSEKDAGRVTRQMLSAINYCHQRHICHRDLKLENWVFRDDSDDAPLKLIDFGFSRIFHPGVRMTAMHGTVYYVAPEVMDGKYNEKCDLWSIGVIVYMLLSGSPPFTGHGDQEILIKIRRCKYNMDGPRWRGISEQAKHFIASLLRRNPEERPSAEEALKHPWLVAAEKEALADTEIDVSVLKSMQRFAACSAIKRASLALIAMSMNAQQLDDLERLFRKIDIDNSGCIKMDRMVAVLVTFLDVPRDEALRIFQRIDQTRAEEINYSEFLAATLQTRIALNQQLIREAFERFDVDNSGHISLENLRYVLGDSYDSLSVEEILRQCDRKQNGVIEFDEFMLALTGDESGVLESGNSMDLVAQGAALTAQVSRNMSELADAVLAKRFTDSSSSSSADLHGLGVEHACTPPNSSRDASTMPK from the exons ATGGGGTGCACACACTCGAGAGGCCTCGCGGGGGCCTCTCGTCCGACGAACCTCCCGCTTTCTCACTTGAAAACGAAGTCCGCGAAggtctctccttttcagcTGAGGCCCACCGCCGCTCCCCAGACTGTTTCGTCCTCGAGGGAGCTTCCGCTGCCGAACGCAGAAAAGGATTCGGGGGGAAGTGCAAGAGAAGACTCACTCCTTGGCAGCGAGGAACGGCTTTCGGCCAGTCCTCAGAATACCTCGGCGGTTTCTGCTGGCTTCCCCAGAGAGAATGCGGAGCCACAGGCCTCGCCGCTTGAGcctggaggagacaccacGCCGGGGCGGACCACAGGAGACACGGGCGCAAgtagaaagggagaagacgccgacGTTTCCCAAGCAGAAGCAgtcgcagagaaaaggcaagaAGACAATGGAGAACAAGCTCTGACAGCAGCGAG AGTGTCTCACGGCGCTCGCGTCGCGCTGCCTTCTCCCTGTCAAGCGCTGTTGACTCCCTCGGGCGCTGAGGCTGAGGCGCAGAGTCCCTCGCGTGCGGACCAAGGCTCGCCGTTCTCAGGCGCTTCGCGTTGGTTGCgtcctgcgtttccttcacctgctcggaggaagaaagacaaggagCGGAAGGGCCGCGTGACCACCCGGCGCCGAGCCAGCAAAAACGGCTTGGCGCCGGTCTCCCAGAATCAGCTGTTTCGGTACCGCTTTCgtcgaaagaaaacgcgaacCAGGGGGGGCGGGTGCTCGGAGCCCGACGCGCGTGCTGCTCCGGTCGCGGACGGGGCCTCGAAGAGCAGTTCCTTCTCCGTGGGGCCGACGCGGGGCGAGGCATCCCCTCCTGTCGCCTCGCCCCACGCGCGCTGTCCGCGGTGCGGCCGAGATTTTCCGGCGCCCGACAGTCCCTTCGCCCATATTGGAGCCCAACACGGTCGCGAGCTCACTCAGGCGACGCCGCGCGAGCCAGTCGCGGCCGAACGGGTCGCGCCGCCGATGTCGCCCGCAGAGCGCGCGAGTCACGcgccggcgcatgcagagggccAGGGCCTTGGCCACCGGCTCCTCTCGCCGAAGCGACATCGCCCGTACTTCGACCGCGTGCGCCCCGCGGGGACAAGGTGTGCACAAGACTCGGCCCTGCGGCCCGGTGGCGAGGCccccttcgccttcggcgGGGGGACCTTCGCGATTCGAGACGCGCCCGGAGGGAGACAGCCCGCCAAGGGCAAGCTCGCGCGGCCTCCAAACCATCGCAGCAGTGTAGATCCAAAGACGCACGAAAAGCAGGGACACGCGACTCCAGTTGTCAACGGCGCTCCGGACGCCTCGCCGAGAAAAGGCCGGCACGCGCGCTCCCctggaagcgaaggcgcgagGCCCTGCTGTGCATGTGGGTGGCCGGGGCCTCAGGGGCCTCAGGCGGCGGCGCAGTCGGACTCCAAAGGCACCCACCGCGCCACGGAGCCCCGGGGGAGACCGCGTGCAGACCACCGTTCTCGGAGGGGACCCGAAGAAGACGTTTCT AGTTCAGACCTCAGCGTGCCTCCGGAATTCGTGATGGCGGATCCGCTCTCGTTCTTCAACTCTCTCACCCACACGCCTCTCTTCACAAGTCGCATCAAGACAAAAGTAAAGCTCGAACAAGTCTACGACGTCAGCAACCACGTTCTGGGAACAG GGATCAGCGGCGCCGTGCGGATCGGGCACCACCGGCAAAGCAGGCGACAGGTGGCCATCAAGAcgctctgtctgtctgccATGGCTCCCAAGAGGACGTTGATGCTGTACAACGAAGTTGCGATTTATCTCCAGGTAGACCACCCGAACATCTGCAAACTCCTCGAAGTTTTCGTggacgacggcgaggagaggaagcctGCCGCAGAGTCTCCCCGACTTGCaggcaacagagagagagccgagAGCGCAGAAGCGAGGGGCGACTCCCGCAGTCTTGTGGGTTCGAGTCCCGTGCATGCGGTCGGGAAAACTGGGGACG TGCGAACTCCAGTCTCTTCAGAGGGGACGCCCCTGCGAGCAGAAGACCTGAAAAGCGAAGAGCAAGacgacagggaagaaaggaaagaaaggcgtGGAAGCTGCATGTCTCGGACGTCGATTTCTTCCGACGAGAAAGGGCACAAACGAATTCACTTGGTGATGGAACTGTGCACCGGCAAAGAACTTTACGATCGCctggcgagaaaaaagagataCAGCGAAAAAGATGCAGGCCGCGTCACGCGACAAATGCTCTCCGCTATCAACTACTGCCACCAAAGACACATTTGCCACAGGGACCTCAA ACTCGAGAACTGGGTCTTTCGAGATGACAGCGACGACGCACCCTTGAAGCTG ATTGACTTTGGTTTTAGTCGCATTTTCCACCCCGGAGTCAGGATGACTGCCATGCACGGCACCGTCTACTACGTCGCGCCCGAAGTCATGGACGGAAAATACAACGAAAAATGTGACCTCTGGAGTATCG GCGTCATCGTCTACATGCTGCTAAGCGGCAGCCCTCCGTTTACCGGCCATGGAGACCAAGAAATCCTCATCAAAATTCGCAGATGCAAGTACAACATGGACGGACCTCGCTGGCGTGGCATCTCCGAGCAAGCCAAGCATTTTattgcctctcttctcag gagaaatccagaagaaCGCCCGTCAGCTGAGGAAGCTCTGAAACATCCGTGGCTTGtcgccgcagagaaggaggccCTCGCCGACACCGAAATAGACGTGAGCGTGCTGAAGAGCATGCAGCGCTTCGCGGCTTGCTCGGCCATCaaacgcgcttctctcg cTCTCATTGCGATGTCAATGAATGCCCAGCAACTCGACGACTTGGAGCGGCTCTTCAGGAAAATCGACATCGACAACAGCGGCTGCATCAAG ATGGATCGAATGGTAGCAGTTCTCGTCACCTTTCTGGACGTTCCCCGAGATGAAGCGCTTCGCATTTTCCAGCGCATCGATCAGACAA gAGCGGAGGAGATCAACTACAGCGAGTTCTTAGCTGCGACCCTGCAGACACGCATCGCGCTCAATCAGCAGCTCATTCGAGAGGCCTTTGAACG ATTCGATGTAGATAACAGCGGCCACATCAGCTTGGAGAACCTGCGTTACGTGCTGGGAGATAGTTACGACAGTTTGTCTGTTGAAGAGATTCTGCGGCAGTGCGACCGAAAACAGAACGGCGTCATAGAGTTCGACGAG TTCATGCTGGCTCTCACTGGAGATGAATCAGGTGTCCTTGAGAGTGGGAACTCGATGGACCTTGTTGCTCAAGGCGCCGCGCTAACAGCT CAAGTGAGTCGCAACATGAGTGAGCTGGCGGACGCTGTCCTCGCGAAGCGCTTCACAgattcttcctcttcgtcgtctgcggaCTTACACGGGCTGGGCGTAGAGCACGCGTGCACCCCTCCAAATAGTTCCCGGGACGCTAGCACGATGCCTAAATAG
- a CDS encoding hypothetical protein (encoded by transcript TGME49_237893), whose protein sequence is MVLSSGWRALIRCCQPVLATPNVSASDKQELAPSFVGRVDEEELNLESETKVNYRVHATLQGDICWTPSTASEEFDPESHSCADDAVIVSSFGSRVDAAELDLDRDADIVYDSAYEADNEEDAWSETGSEEDADESPRSSEVLTQADEDGQSFEGDLATTNFVASTQTGEDFSGDEWEIPEEISPAEGMTTRTPTPPGGSPGDCCGDGNEKKSSVDSQPSTRRSNPCVNL, encoded by the coding sequence ATGGTGCTCTCAAGTGGATGGCGTGCTCTGATACGCTGTTGTCAGCCGGTGCTCGCGACCCCTAACGTGAGTGCCTCTGACAAGCAAGAGCTTGCTCCCTCCTTCGTCGGCCgcgtcgacgaagaggaactaAACTTGGAGTCAGAGACCAAAGTAAACTACCGCGTCCATGCTACACTGCAAGGAGACATCTGCTGGACACCGAGTACGGCGAGCGAGGAGTTCGACCCGGAGTCCCACTCTTGCGCTGACGATGCAGTCATTGTTTCGTCATTTGGGAGCCGAGTCGACGCCGCGGAACTGGATCTGGACCGAGACGCTGACATCGTCTATGATTCTGCGTACGAagcagacaacgaagaagacgcgtggTCAGAAACAGggtcggaagaagacgcggacgAATCTCCTAGAAGTAGCGAGGTCTTGACTCAAGCTGACGAAGATGGCCAGAGTTTCGAAGGAGACCTTGCTACTACGAACTTCGTCGcgtcgacgcagacaggcgaagacttctctggagacgaaTGGGAAATTCCTGAGGAGATTTCACCAGCAGAGGGGATGACGACGAGGACACCAACCCCTCCCGGAGGATCACCGGGAGATTGCTGCGGAGATGGAAATGAGAAAAAATCTTCGGTCGATTCGCAGCCCTCCACGAGAAGGAGCAACCCGTGTGTCAATCTCTGA
- a CDS encoding FYVE zinc finger domain-containing protein (encoded by transcript TGME49_237870) has protein sequence MPVSPSASDPPEVSPRPMGDAAAERERRQAAASSSSSSSSSSTSPSNSSSFASFAFASTCSSGRPRVRRGGGEEATEKAARETRKKLSPVPSDMSENENPRRFSRARDSEPTARVAELPRGSGEPDAGRNVDWVPSDEVTCCSHCGSLFSVTHWKHHCRACGKVFCGECSTTRIRLPDLGYFEKVRVCDDCALARASSHTLSLQEDLDVKEQINANLKLALEEKTKQLEGFRSFLLEVEGLLLSGTQRSLCFSTGRTPGDPPSVSTHAAQAAGWTSEDEFSLLMRQSENGLRQLTQRLQQYEEDFEDVRAQLEALESERDEHRSHAYELERCLHASRVEMTQMKEVAADREALRAVVEEQKRELEEQRRQLVGLQQRCVTLESKSAAAQSPSRSRSTGRGDTAASLASTVEPYTWRGSGSDRGRGASAGVSPGDTSILKGSFFGRDPSDLSRRPVIVGRTDDLDDFAVAFTVADGLGDSQDRFHGSWFQSLWVRCRRCCCRRRRRYFVGGSRSACVIQ, from the exons ATGCCTGTCTCGCCCTCGGCTTCCGACCCTCCAGAGGTCTCCCCGCGACCGATGGGAGATGCAGCagcggagagggagagacgacaagccgcggcttcttcttcctcttcttccagttcttcttctacttctccttccaactcctcttctttcgcctcctttGCCTTCGCTTCTACGTGCTCGTCTGGTCGTCCCCGAGTGCgcagaggtggaggagaggaggcgacagaaaaggCGGCGCGCGAGACACGGAAGAAGTTGTCGCCGGTCCCCAGTGACATGAGCGAGAACGAAAATCCACGAAGGTTCAGTCGCGCGAGAGACAGTGAGCCAACCGCTCGTGTTGCCGAACTCCCGCGAGGCTCAGGCGAACCTGACGCAGGCCGAAACGTCGACTg GGTGCCGAGCGACGAAGTGACTTGTTGCAGCCACTGTGGAAGTCTCTTCAGCGTGACACACTGGAAACATCACTGTCGAGCATGCGGAAAG GTTTTCTGTGGGGAGTGCTCGACCACGCGCATTCGACTCCCCGACCTCGGCTACTTCGAGAAAGTTCGCGTCTGT GACG ACTGTGCCCTCGCCCGTGCGTCCTCTCACACCCTCTCCCTGCAGGAGGATCTCG ACGTGAAGGAGCAAATCAATGCGAACTTGAAACTTGcgctggaagagaagacgaagcaacTCGAAGgctttcgctcttttctcctcgaagTCGAaggacttcttctctcgggaACTCAGCgcagtctctgcttctcgactGGGCGTACACCGGGAGATCCGCCTTCCgtgtcgacgcatgcagctcaaGCAGCAGGATGGACCAG CGAGGACGAATTCTCCCTTCTGATGCGGCAGAGCGAAAACGGCCTGAGGCAATTGACACAGCGCCTTCAGCAGTACGAGGAGGACTTTGAGGACGT ACGCGCGCAACTTGAGGCGCttgagagcgagagggacgAGCACCGAAGCCACGCGTATGAACTGGAGAGgtgcttgcatgcgtcgcgaGTGGAGATGACGCAAATGAAGGAGGTTGCAGCTGACCGGGAAGCTCTGCGGGCTGTCGTGGAG GAGCAGAAACGAGAGTTGGAGGAGCAGCGGCGGCAGCTGGTCGGGCTTCAGCAACGCTGTGTGACTTTGGAGAG cAAATCAGCGGCCGCGCAGTCGCCTTCGCGCTCGCGCTCAACtggccgaggagacactgccgcctctctggcTTCGACTGTGGAGCCCTACACTTGGAGGGGCTCTGGCTCCGACCGCGGTCGTGGCGCCTCGGCGGGTGTGTCTCCAGGAGACACCTCGATCCTGAAAGGGAGCTTCTTTGGCAGAGACCCTTCAGATCTCTCGAGGAGACCAGTGATTGTCGGGCGAACCGACGATTTGGATGACTTCGCCGTCGCGTTCACAGTTGCCGATGGCTTAGGA GACTCCCAAGATCGCTTCCATGGCTCGTGGTTCCAGTCCCTGTGGGTGCGTTGCCGCCGTTGCTGTTgtaggagacgaagaaggtaCTTTGTTGGCGGCTCtcggtctgcatgcgtcatCCAGTAA